CCGGCGGCATCCGGTACGGCGAACTGGCGCCCTGGCTGCACGAGCGCGGCTTCGCGCTGGCGAACCTCGCGTCGCTGCCGCACATCTCGGTCGCCGGGGCCGTCGCGACCGGTACGCACGGCTCGGGGGAGCGGATCGGCTCGCTCGCGACGCAGATCGCGGGACTCGAGCTGCTCACTGCCGACGGCGCCCGGGTGCGGCTCGAGCGGGGCGATCCCGACTTCGACGGGGCGGTGGTGAGCCTCGGTGCCCTGGGCGTCGTCACCGCGCTCGAGCTCGATGTCGAGCCGGCATACGACATCGCCCAGACCGTGTTCGAGGGGGCGCGGTGGGATGCCGTGCTGGCAGACCTCGACACGCTCGAAGCCTCCGGTGACAGCGTCAGCCTGTTCACCACCTGGGGTGACGCCGATCGCATCGACCAGGTGTGGGTGAAATCGCGCGGCGCGGCGCCGGACCTCAGCGTGTTCGGAGCGGTGCCGGCGGACGGACCCCGGCATCCCATCCCCGGGATCGATGCCGAGCCGTGCACCGCCCAGCTCGGCGAGCCCGGCCCCTGGTTCGACCGGCTGCCGCACTTCCGGCTCGCCTTCACGCCGTCTGCCGGGGCCGAACTGCAGAGCGAGTACCTCGTGCCGCGCCGCGACGCCGTCGCCGCGGTCGAGGCGCTGCGCGGGCTGTCTTCCCGCATCGCGCCGCACCTGCTCGTGTGCGAGGTGCGCACGATCGCCGCCGACCGGCTCTGGCTGAGTGCGGCGTACGACACCGATGCGGTCGGCCTGCACTTCACCTGGCGCCTCGACGTGCCCGCGGTCACCGTCCTGCTGCCCGAGATCGAGCGGGCGCTGCCGGCGTCGGCGCGTCCGCACTGGGGCAAGCTGGCCACTCTCGACGGTGCCGCCGTCACGGCCCGCTACCCGCGCTGGAACGATTTCGCCCGGCTGCGCGACCGGCTCGATCCGCAGCGCCGATTCGGCAACGCATTCCTCGAGCGACTGGGCCTGTGAGCGCAGGCGCCTATCTGGACTCCATGCAGGATTCCGGCGTCAACGAGAAACAAGTTATCTTTCTGGCGAGCTGAAAGAGTGCGGTCCACTATGTCTGTGGGGGCGCAACTGGGGAAGCGTCTGTAGAGCCCGTTCCAGCCGGCGGCCGCTCGACGACACACCGGGGGGAGTGTCGCTCCGGGGTTGAGGGAG
This DNA window, taken from Microbacterium invictum, encodes the following:
- a CDS encoding FAD-binding protein, producing the protein MPSRERNWAGNTVYRARELRTPASIDELAGIVTSQPRVRVLGSRHSFNDIADTDGVLVSLVSLPGEPELDEPHRRVRVPGGIRYGELAPWLHERGFALANLASLPHISVAGAVATGTHGSGERIGSLATQIAGLELLTADGARVRLERGDPDFDGAVVSLGALGVVTALELDVEPAYDIAQTVFEGARWDAVLADLDTLEASGDSVSLFTTWGDADRIDQVWVKSRGAAPDLSVFGAVPADGPRHPIPGIDAEPCTAQLGEPGPWFDRLPHFRLAFTPSAGAELQSEYLVPRRDAVAAVEALRGLSSRIAPHLLVCEVRTIAADRLWLSAAYDTDAVGLHFTWRLDVPAVTVLLPEIERALPASARPHWGKLATLDGAAVTARYPRWNDFARLRDRLDPQRRFGNAFLERLGL